A stretch of the Argentina anserina chromosome 6, drPotAnse1.1, whole genome shotgun sequence genome encodes the following:
- the LOC126797950 gene encoding RNA polymerase sigma factor sigF, chloroplastic isoform X1, protein MEAGRHFLSSSSAFPSTTQLRHPLPPPPPTSVLMRHEQATPAVASLPTTFITQHFPTSVLLQEQRDEFKPLMHIFKEEKTSQAILDRVQIENTTAEEDLKIDEIYKLVKDFHQLHVAPLQTSENLPTTLALESNTNANKHMDVEPCDALTLAKKALSASIEAASIAETCKPIGAGLNESISLGLGWQEETVRATRLLERRRKRLKKRNLLNSKDPVHETSSSRSSDVRRKYSEGLNSNDPLRLFLWGPETRQLLTLKEETELIAKVQDVFKLEAVKSSLQFQYGREPTLIEWAKAVGISCQMLQSQLRSGTSSREKLIYANLRMVVHIAKQYQGRGLGLQDLLQEGSMGLMKSVEKFKPQAGCRFATYAYWWVKQTIRKAIFQHSRTIRLPENVYTLLGKVLEAKKSYMQEGHQNPSREELARRVGMSVEKLGKLLYCTRMPVSMQQTVWADQTTTYQEVTADTGVEIPDVTVAKQLMRQHVRNLLHTLEKRERQIIRLRYGIEDGKQRSLSEIGEIFGLSKERVRQLESRAFLKLKESLGSQGLGAYAPLLM, encoded by the exons ATGGAGGCCGGAAggcattttctttcttcatcGTCAGCATTTCCATCGACAACCCAACTCAGGcatcctcttcctcctcctcctcctactTCAG TCTTGATGCGTCATGAGCAAGCAACTCCCGCAGTTGCTTCTCTGCCTACTACATTTATAACTCAACATTTTCCTACTTCAGTTCTTTTACAAGAGCAGCGCGACGAGTTCAAGCCTctaatgcatatatttaaGGAAGAAAAAACATCTCAG GCGATATTAGATCGGGTGCAGATAGAGAATACCACTGCTGAGGAAGATTTGAAAATAGATGAGATTTACAAGTTGGTCAAAGATTTTCACCAGTTGCATGT TGCGCCCTTACAAACAAGCGAAAATTTGCCTACCACTCTGGCTCTGGAATCTAACACCAATGCTAATAAGCATATGGACGTCGAGCCATGTGATGCATTGACCCTAGCTAAAAAAGCTTTATCAGCCTCAATAGAAGCGGCCTCTATAGCTGAAACCTGCAAACCAATCGGTGCTGGTCTTAATGAGTCTATTTCTCTGGG TTTGGGGTGGCAGGAGGAAACTGTAAGGGCAACTCGACTTCTAGAGAGGCGGCGCAAGCGACTCAAGAAAAGGAATTTGCTCAACTCAAAAGATCCAGTTCATGAGACTAGCAGTTCTAGAAGTTCAGATGTACGGAGAAAATATAGTGAAGGATTAAATTCTAATGATCCCCTGCGATTATTCTTGTGGGGTCCTGAAACAAGACAACTTTTAACACTTAAAGAAGAGACTGAGTTGATTGCCAAAGTTCAG GATGTATTCAAGTTAGAGGCAGTGAAGAGTAGCCTTCAATTTCAGTATGGCCGTGAACCAACTTTAATTGAATGGGCTAAAGCTGTAGGCATTAGTTGTCAGATGTTGCAATCACAGCTTCGTTCTGGTACAAGCAGCCGTGAAAAATTGATCTATGCTAACTTACGTATGGTAGTGCACATTGCTAAACAGTATCAAGGTCGAGGTCTTGGCCTTCAGGATTTACTGCAG GAAGGAAGTATGGGTCTTATGAAAAGTGTTGAGAAATTCAAACCCCAAGCTGGCTGTCGATTTGCTACTTATGCATACTGGTGGGTGAAACAAACAATTAGGAAGGCTATATTTCAACATTCCAGGACTATCCGCTTGCCG GAGAATGTATACACCCTCCTGGGGAAGGTATTGGAGGCAAAGAAATCATATATGCAGGAAGGGCATCAGAACCCAAGCAGAGAAGAATTAGCAAGACGAGTTGGAATGTCGGTTGAGAAATTGGGAAAATTGCTATATTGTACAAGAATGCCTGTTTCAATGCAACAAACAGTGTGGGCAGACCAAACTACCACTTACCAG GAGGTAACTGCTGACACTGGGGTTGAGATCCCAGATGTGACTGTGGCAAAGCAGCTGATGAGGCAACATGTGCGCAACCTCCTACACACTCttgaaaaaagagagagacagaTAATCAGGCTAAGATATGGTATTGAAGATGGTAAGCAGAGATCACTATCAGAGATTGGTGAAATTTTTGGATTGTCTAAGGAACGGGTACGGCAACTGGAGAGCCGTGCATTCCTGAAGCTCAAGGAATCACTTGGCAGCCAAGGACTTGGGGCTTATGCTCCTTTGCTTATGTAG
- the LOC126797950 gene encoding RNA polymerase sigma factor sigF, chloroplastic isoform X2, which translates to MEAGRHFLSSSSAFPSTTQLRHPLPPPPPTSVLLQEQRDEFKPLMHIFKEEKTSQAILDRVQIENTTAEEDLKIDEIYKLVKDFHQLHVAPLQTSENLPTTLALESNTNANKHMDVEPCDALTLAKKALSASIEAASIAETCKPIGAGLNESISLGLGWQEETVRATRLLERRRKRLKKRNLLNSKDPVHETSSSRSSDVRRKYSEGLNSNDPLRLFLWGPETRQLLTLKEETELIAKVQDVFKLEAVKSSLQFQYGREPTLIEWAKAVGISCQMLQSQLRSGTSSREKLIYANLRMVVHIAKQYQGRGLGLQDLLQEGSMGLMKSVEKFKPQAGCRFATYAYWWVKQTIRKAIFQHSRTIRLPENVYTLLGKVLEAKKSYMQEGHQNPSREELARRVGMSVEKLGKLLYCTRMPVSMQQTVWADQTTTYQEVTADTGVEIPDVTVAKQLMRQHVRNLLHTLEKRERQIIRLRYGIEDGKQRSLSEIGEIFGLSKERVRQLESRAFLKLKESLGSQGLGAYAPLLM; encoded by the exons ATGGAGGCCGGAAggcattttctttcttcatcGTCAGCATTTCCATCGACAACCCAACTCAGGcatcctcttcctcctcctcctcctactTCAG TTCTTTTACAAGAGCAGCGCGACGAGTTCAAGCCTctaatgcatatatttaaGGAAGAAAAAACATCTCAG GCGATATTAGATCGGGTGCAGATAGAGAATACCACTGCTGAGGAAGATTTGAAAATAGATGAGATTTACAAGTTGGTCAAAGATTTTCACCAGTTGCATGT TGCGCCCTTACAAACAAGCGAAAATTTGCCTACCACTCTGGCTCTGGAATCTAACACCAATGCTAATAAGCATATGGACGTCGAGCCATGTGATGCATTGACCCTAGCTAAAAAAGCTTTATCAGCCTCAATAGAAGCGGCCTCTATAGCTGAAACCTGCAAACCAATCGGTGCTGGTCTTAATGAGTCTATTTCTCTGGG TTTGGGGTGGCAGGAGGAAACTGTAAGGGCAACTCGACTTCTAGAGAGGCGGCGCAAGCGACTCAAGAAAAGGAATTTGCTCAACTCAAAAGATCCAGTTCATGAGACTAGCAGTTCTAGAAGTTCAGATGTACGGAGAAAATATAGTGAAGGATTAAATTCTAATGATCCCCTGCGATTATTCTTGTGGGGTCCTGAAACAAGACAACTTTTAACACTTAAAGAAGAGACTGAGTTGATTGCCAAAGTTCAG GATGTATTCAAGTTAGAGGCAGTGAAGAGTAGCCTTCAATTTCAGTATGGCCGTGAACCAACTTTAATTGAATGGGCTAAAGCTGTAGGCATTAGTTGTCAGATGTTGCAATCACAGCTTCGTTCTGGTACAAGCAGCCGTGAAAAATTGATCTATGCTAACTTACGTATGGTAGTGCACATTGCTAAACAGTATCAAGGTCGAGGTCTTGGCCTTCAGGATTTACTGCAG GAAGGAAGTATGGGTCTTATGAAAAGTGTTGAGAAATTCAAACCCCAAGCTGGCTGTCGATTTGCTACTTATGCATACTGGTGGGTGAAACAAACAATTAGGAAGGCTATATTTCAACATTCCAGGACTATCCGCTTGCCG GAGAATGTATACACCCTCCTGGGGAAGGTATTGGAGGCAAAGAAATCATATATGCAGGAAGGGCATCAGAACCCAAGCAGAGAAGAATTAGCAAGACGAGTTGGAATGTCGGTTGAGAAATTGGGAAAATTGCTATATTGTACAAGAATGCCTGTTTCAATGCAACAAACAGTGTGGGCAGACCAAACTACCACTTACCAG GAGGTAACTGCTGACACTGGGGTTGAGATCCCAGATGTGACTGTGGCAAAGCAGCTGATGAGGCAACATGTGCGCAACCTCCTACACACTCttgaaaaaagagagagacagaTAATCAGGCTAAGATATGGTATTGAAGATGGTAAGCAGAGATCACTATCAGAGATTGGTGAAATTTTTGGATTGTCTAAGGAACGGGTACGGCAACTGGAGAGCCGTGCATTCCTGAAGCTCAAGGAATCACTTGGCAGCCAAGGACTTGGGGCTTATGCTCCTTTGCTTATGTAG
- the LOC126796810 gene encoding pentatricopeptide repeat-containing protein At2g32630, producing the protein MCLLVYGVSKCTNRYKYTQHTIYNQTNALFTNYFQRRSISYPRSKTFFYSKTPNTISSLKKLIPSQTTAMKSNQELAQTIAKTLVDSGLQHLKTSSPSLLSNLNPHITNLVLSDPLVPPHTCLTLFNFLRRNPSLKSHRPNLQAHLTLFCRLHEANRFAQMKNVVSAILNNDRLRRPFPGVVSIIENGFYKPYSVEKLCDMLLCVYANKNMFEEAVGVFDYVYNNGLKIEERSCFVVLLGLKKCNRIDECLSFFDRMVGRGLVTVYSMTLVINELCKRGEFERAKSLMGEIGGRGTEANAYTYNTMARAYIERKDFDGASEVLRLMRRNNVEYNVATYTLLIDRYGSCGQIGDVEKVFDEMRERGVEPDVYVYTSMINWSCRGGDLKRALFLFDEMTERGLVPNEHSYGALINGACKAGQMEMADILVKEMQGKGIGVNRVVFNTLIDGYCRKGMIDEAQRFRDFMEKKGLKGDVYTYCNIARGLFKANRNEEAKMTLLTMAERGVAPNSVCFTTLIDIYCKEGDFAEAKRVLEEMERKGERPNNITFNALIDGHTKRGKMKDAYKMKEEMEDKGLVADEYVYSSLIHGECVAGNIDAALTLFDEMPQRGLTRNVVTYTVIISGLSKLGRKEEAFKLYEDMKNSGIIPDDRVYRSLVQGLYTDESGSMIDE; encoded by the coding sequence ATGTGTCTTTTAGTTTATGGTGTTTCTAAATGTACCAATAGATATAAGTATACCCAACATACCATTTACAACCAGACAAATGCTCTATTTACAAACTATTTTCAACGCAGGTCCATTTCATACCCGCGCTCAAAAACGTTCTTCTATTCCAAAACCCCAAACACAATTTCTTCCCTGAAGAAACTCATCCCTTCACAAACCACCGCCATGAAATCAAACCAAGAACTCGCTCAAACAATCGCCAAAACCCTAGTCGACTCAGGCCTCCAACACCTCAAAACCTCCTCCccttctctcctctccaatctCAACCCCCACATTACCAACCTCGTCCTCTCCGACCCACTCGTCCCACCCCACACTTGCTTAACCCTCTTCAACTTCCTCCGACGAAACCCTTCTCTCAAATCCCACAGACCCAATCTCCAAGCCCACCTCACCCTCTTCTGCCGCCTCCACGAAGCCAACCGATTCGCCCAAATGAAAAACGTCGTCAGTGCCATTCTCAACAACGACCGTCTCCGCCGCCCATTTCCCGGCGTCGTTTCTATAATCGAGAACGGGTTTTATAAACCCTACTCGGTTGAAAAGCTCTGTGACATGCTGTTATGTGTTTATGCAAACAAGAACATGTTCGAAGAGGCTGTTGGTgtttttgactatgtttacaACAATGGGCTTAAGATCGAAGAAAGATCATGCTTCGTGGTTTTACTGGGTTTAAAGAAGTGTAACAGAATTGATGagtgtttgagtttctttgaTCGAATGGTCGGAAGGGGTTTAGTGACGGTTTACTCAATGACTTTGGTGATCAATGAGCTTTGCAAGAGAGGAGAGTTCGAGAGGGCCAAGAGTTTGATGGGTGAAATTGGCGGGAGAGGAACTGAGGCTAATGCGTATACGTATAACACGATGGCGAGAGCTTATATTGAAAGGAAGGATTTCGATGGGGCTAGTGAGGTGCTGAGGTTGATGAGGAGGAACAATGTGGAGTATAATGTGGCGACGTACACGCTTTTGATTGATCGGTATGGGAGTTGTGGGCAGATTGGGGATGTAGAGaaggtgtttgatgaaatgcGTGAGAGAGGGGTCGAGCCGGATGTGTATGTTTATACTTCGATGATTAACTGGAGCTGTAGAGGTGGGGATTTGAAAAGGGCGCTGTTTCTGTTTGATGAAATGACTGAAAGAGGGCTTGTTCCGAATGAGCACAGTTACGGCGCGTTGATTAATGGGGCGTGTAAGGCAGGGCAGATGGAGATGGCAGACATTTTGGTGAAAGAGATGCAAGGTAAAGGGATTGGGGTGAACCGAGTTGTATTTAACACACTGATTGATGGGTACTGCAGAAAGGGGATGATAGATGAAGCTCAGCGGTTTCGGGATTTCATGGAAAAGAAAGGGTTGAAGGGTGATGTGTATACGTACTGCAATATAGCTAGGGGGTTGTTTAAAGCGAATAGGAATGAGGAGGCAAAGATGACCTTGTTGACTATGGCAGAAAGAGGTGTGGCTCCAAATTCGGTGTGCTTCACTACTCTGATAGACATATATTGCAAGGAAGGCGACTTTGCCGAAGCAAAGCGGGTACTTGAGGAGATGGAAAGGAAAGGAGAGAGACCTAATAATATTACATTCAATGCTCTAATTGATGGGCATACCAAGAGAGGCAAAATGAAGGATGCATATAAGATGAAAGAGGAGATGGAAGACAAGGGATTGGTGGCAGATGAATATGTATATTCATCCCTCATACATGGTGAATGTGTTGCTGGCAACATTGATGCGGCCCTGACattgtttgatgaaatgccCCAGAGGGGTTTAACTCGTAACGTAGTCACATACACGGTAATCATTTCGGGGTTGTCCAAGTtgggaagaaaagaagaagctttcaaattgtatgaagacatgaaaaactCAGGCATCATACCTGATGACAGGGTATATCGTTCACTTGTACAAGGTCTATATACAGACGAGTCTGGCTCTATGATAGATGAGTAG